CGACGGTCGCCGATGCGGTCTCCGATGCGCGCTCCTACTTCATGCATCCGGTCAAGGCCCGGGCGGTGATCCGCTCCGCCCACAAAGTCTATGGCGTGCAGGTTTTCTCGGTCGACCACCTCGGCGAGCTCAAGAAGATCTATGACGAGACCGGCGGCGAGGGCGTGGTCGCCGTGGTCCGGCTCAGGACCCCGCCGGCCGACGGCACGCTCTACCACCTGGCGGCGAAGTTCGGTTGCGAGGTCCCGGAGGCGATCGAGCTGCTGAGCGAGGCGCGCCGCCTGGGCATGCAGGGCGGGATCTGCTTCCACGTCGGCTCCCAGTGCATGACGCCCCAGGCCTACACCCAGGCGCTCGAGATGGTCGGCCGGGTGATCGAGGGCGCGGGCTTCGATCCGCACTGTGTCGACGTTGGCGGCGGCTTCCCGGCCGACTACGTCAGCCACAAGACGCCGCCCCTGGAGGACTTCATGGACGCGATCCGCGCCGGCGCCAAGGCGATCGCGCTCAAGCCGACGGTCGAGCTCTGGGCCGAGCCGGGCCGGGCGCTGGTCGCCTCCGGCTGCTCGCTGCTGGTTCAGGTCCAGCTGCGCAAGGACAACCAGGTCTACATCAACGACGGCATCTACGGCTCGCTGTCGGAAATGAACCAGGTCAGGATCAAGCCGCCGGCGCGGCTGCTGCGCCTCGAGGGCGCGGTCGCCGAGGCCAGGGAGCGCTTCACCATCAACGGTCCGACCTGCGATTCCCTCGACGTCCTGCCGGGCGAGTTCGACCTGCCGGCGGACCTGCGCGAGGGCGACTGGATCGAGTTCGACCAGATGGGCGCCTATTCCAACGCCCTGGCCACGCACTTCAATGGATTCCATCCGGAGACCTTCGTGACCGTGCACGACACTCCGCCCAGCCGGCTCGGATGATCCCG
The sequence above is a segment of the Kiloniellales bacterium genome. Coding sequences within it:
- a CDS encoding type III PLP-dependent enzyme, which encodes MLAGACTVKKSHSFESVQAVARALKPSYPVHCVRPEVLEDSARRFVTLFPGRVLYAIKCNPHPLVLGALYRGGIRDFDTASLPEIATVADAVSDARSYFMHPVKARAVIRSAHKVYGVQVFSVDHLGELKKIYDETGGEGVVAVVRLRTPPADGTLYHLAAKFGCEVPEAIELLSEARRLGMQGGICFHVGSQCMTPQAYTQALEMVGRVIEGAGFDPHCVDVGGGFPADYVSHKTPPLEDFMDAIRAGAKAIALKPTVELWAEPGRALVASGCSLLVQVQLRKDNQVYINDGIYGSLSEMNQVRIKPPARLLRLEGAVAEARERFTINGPTCDSLDVLPGEFDLPADLREGDWIEFDQMGAYSNALATHFNGFHPETFVTVHDTPPSRLG